The stretch of DNA GCTGGCGGATTTTCTAAAATAATTTCTTTAGTGTAGATACTAAAGATTATTTATTTTGCTCGGTTAAAGGAACAATAGCCATTGCAAGGATTTCAGGTCCAAGAGTAGCCATTTTTGCAACTACAGTAGCTTTATCAGCGTCTGTTCCTGTCCAAGGGATTGCAGATGTCCATTCAGCATAGCTTAAGTATTGTCCACTGTTAGAGTCGTAGAGGAATGCTCTCACTCTTGCAGTATTCATACCTTTTCCAGCAATAGTTTTTACACCATCACTGTCAATGTGAGCACCAAGTAAGAAACGTGGTTTGAAAGCAATTTTAAATCCTTTTTTGTTGAATTTTTCTGCGATCAATTTTTCAGCTCCTGCGATACCAGCAGAAACAGCAGGTGGAAGAGCGCGAACAAGTTTTACAACTGGTTGCTCAGATCCGCCATGCACATCTTTGGTTGGATCCCATTCTTTATGAAAATCTGCCATGTGGTAAACGTTCCAGCACATTTCGTGGCTAAGGTTAGCGTTGAAAGGTGGTAGAAGGATTGCAGGTTGAAGAGAAATCCATCTTGGAATTTTGTTTTCATCAAGAGTAGATCCGAGAATTGCAAGCATCAAAGCTCCTGAGTTTGCAACAGCTTGAGCTCCATCACCGAAACCATGAATGTCGATTGGAAGAACAATACCTTGTTGCTTTTTCCAGTCAATTTTCTCTTTGAAGTTAGGATTTGCGAGTTTGATAGTTCCGCCGCAAGAAAAAGCGAAAACTGCAACCATCGCAAGTACAGCAGCGTTTCTAATGAAACTTTTTGTCATTTTTAATCTCCTTAAAAATATGTTTTGTACGACTTACCATAATAGCAAAATCTTCGCATGGACTTTTAGTAAAGCGAAAAAAGACGAGAAAAATCTCGTGTAAGCCAATAAAATAACGTATTGACTTAGTGAAAAATTAGTCAAACAAAAATTTCCGAAAATTTTCAACGAAGATTTTTAGTGAAAAACCTCCCATAAACCACAATATTTGCAGTAAAATAAGAGAAAATAACGAGTAGAAACACTTCAATAAACTGAAAAAAGCCTTCTGAAAAAAAACTATCCGATAAAAATTTCTGAAATTGAATTTTTGTAGAAAATGCGACATAATTAAAAATAAGATAGGATAAAATAAAAATACCTAAAAATACTAGTTTCGATAGAATAGATTTTCTTCTCATCATTGGATCCTTTTTTTCATTGTAAACGGGAATTCACTAATTTCCAAATCTTTTTCGCATTCCATCTGACAGGCAAGTGCTTTTGTGAATCCCATTTGTGTATCTTTGAAACGGATCATACAGTTTTCGCAAGTGCCTGCCCAGCAGTGTTTTTGTAGGCTTAGATCTAATCCATCGTATTCCATCGAAATAAAATGAAATGCCCGAAGGAGTGAAATTTTTGAAGGAACAAAATATTCTTTTCCTGCTATTCTGATTGGAACGAGATTTTCTTTCCAGTTTTCACCAAAAATCAGCGCGTAAGATTTCTC from Leptospiraceae bacterium encodes:
- a CDS encoding 2Fe-2S iron-sulfur cluster binding domain-containing protein; protein product: MLTDKEKSYALIFGENWKENLVPIRIAGKEYFVPSKISLLRAFHFISMEYDGLDLSLQKHCWAGTCENCMIRFKDTQMGFTKALACQMECEKDLEISEFPFTMKKRIQ